The proteins below are encoded in one region of Tomitella fengzijianii:
- a CDS encoding ABC transporter ATP-binding protein — MAGTGKAHLRPDDKPMLSVEDLVVEFDAGKQKVHAVSGISFDLLAGETLGVVGESGCGKSTAGRAVLQLPTPTSGTVTLDGYELQKFNPKALRQFRNHMQMIMQDPMSSLNPRRKVKHLITEGLQIWGVRDKKRLETLGREMLTNVGLDPDAVWDRTPGELSGGQCQRVCIGRALMLKPKMLICDEPVSSLDVSVQAQILNLLEELKQEFELTMMFIAHNIAVVKSISDRMMVMYLGKVCEIAPSDGIEHSAKHPYTRLLISSIPDPDRARGVADDNEFDALEGDLPSPLNPPSGCRFHTRCPLATDRCKEEEPQMREIGENHYVACHNV, encoded by the coding sequence ATGGCGGGAACAGGCAAGGCGCACCTGCGCCCCGACGACAAGCCGATGCTCAGCGTCGAGGATCTCGTCGTGGAGTTCGATGCGGGCAAGCAGAAGGTGCATGCCGTGTCCGGCATCAGCTTCGACCTGCTGGCGGGCGAGACGCTGGGCGTGGTGGGCGAGTCCGGCTGCGGCAAGTCCACCGCGGGCCGGGCGGTGCTGCAGCTGCCCACCCCCACCAGTGGCACGGTCACGCTCGACGGCTACGAACTGCAGAAGTTCAACCCCAAGGCGCTGCGGCAGTTCCGCAACCACATGCAGATGATCATGCAGGACCCGATGTCGTCGCTGAACCCGCGGCGCAAGGTCAAGCACCTGATCACCGAGGGCCTGCAGATCTGGGGCGTGCGCGACAAGAAGCGGCTCGAAACGCTGGGCCGCGAGATGCTGACCAACGTGGGGCTGGACCCGGACGCGGTCTGGGACCGCACCCCGGGCGAGCTTTCCGGCGGGCAGTGTCAGCGCGTGTGCATCGGGCGTGCCCTGATGCTCAAGCCCAAGATGCTCATCTGCGACGAGCCGGTGTCGAGTCTCGACGTCTCGGTGCAGGCGCAGATCCTCAACCTGCTCGAGGAACTCAAGCAGGAGTTCGAGCTGACGATGATGTTCATCGCGCACAACATCGCGGTGGTCAAGAGCATCAGCGACCGGATGATGGTCATGTACCTGGGCAAGGTGTGCGAGATCGCGCCCAGCGACGGCATAGAGCACTCGGCCAAGCATCCGTACACCCGGCTGCTCATCTCCTCGATCCCCGACCCGGACCGCGCGCGAGGCGTGGCCGACGACAACGAGTTCGACGCGCTCGAGGGCGATTTGCCCTCGCCGCTCAACCCGCCGTCGGGGTGCCGCTTCCACACGCGGTGCCCGCTGGCCACGGACCGGTGCAAGGAAGAGGAACCGCAGATGCGGGAGATCGGCGAGAACCACTACGTGGCCTGCCATAACGTGTAG
- a CDS encoding ABC transporter ATP-binding protein — protein sequence MSTTAETNDGADKVAGTAAGPGAAERKYDGPLLSVDNVSTRFRTKRGWLHAVDGVSLTLEAGETLGLVGESGSGKSVLGKTAMGLISGDNATHITGEVRFAGHDMQAITRKQQRELWGDDIAMIFQDPMSALNPLKHIGTQLTESIRVHMGLDKKQARERAVELLRKVRIPEPARRIDQYPHELSGGMRQRVVIAIALACDPTLVIADEPTTALDVTVQKQILDLLDDLRHEMGMASILVSHDLGVVAGQTDRVAVMYAGRVVEMAPTKQLFSSPRHPYTTALLAAIPDLGDAPHTPLESIDGGLPDMTKPIPGCAFADRCRYAQERCLTEAPALDVAKDADGEPGADPKHPHRVACHFPVGTPEGDAALAANEKAGRTAAGRELKLEAV from the coding sequence ATGAGCACCACCGCCGAGACCAACGACGGCGCCGACAAGGTCGCCGGGACGGCCGCCGGTCCGGGCGCCGCAGAGCGCAAGTACGACGGGCCGCTGCTGTCCGTCGACAACGTGTCCACCCGCTTCCGTACCAAACGCGGATGGCTGCACGCGGTCGACGGCGTGTCGCTGACGCTCGAGGCCGGGGAGACGCTGGGCCTGGTCGGCGAATCCGGCTCGGGCAAGTCCGTGCTGGGCAAGACCGCCATGGGCCTGATCTCCGGCGACAACGCCACGCACATCACCGGCGAGGTCCGCTTCGCGGGGCACGACATGCAGGCGATCACCCGTAAGCAGCAGCGGGAGCTCTGGGGCGACGACATCGCGATGATCTTCCAGGATCCGATGAGCGCGCTCAATCCGCTCAAGCACATCGGCACGCAGCTGACCGAGTCGATCCGCGTGCACATGGGCCTGGACAAGAAGCAGGCTCGGGAACGGGCCGTCGAACTGCTGCGCAAGGTGCGCATCCCGGAACCCGCGCGCCGGATCGACCAGTACCCGCACGAGCTGTCCGGCGGCATGCGCCAACGCGTCGTCATCGCGATCGCGCTGGCCTGCGACCCCACGCTCGTCATCGCCGACGAGCCCACCACGGCGCTCGACGTGACGGTGCAGAAGCAGATCCTGGACCTGCTCGACGACCTGCGCCACGAGATGGGCATGGCGTCGATCCTGGTCAGCCACGACCTCGGCGTGGTCGCGGGGCAGACCGACCGCGTCGCGGTGATGTACGCCGGGCGGGTCGTGGAGATGGCGCCGACCAAGCAGCTGTTCTCCAGCCCGCGGCACCCGTACACGACCGCGTTGCTGGCGGCGATCCCCGACCTCGGGGACGCGCCGCACACGCCGCTCGAATCGATCGACGGCGGTCTGCCGGACATGACCAAGCCCATTCCGGGGTGCGCCTTCGCTGATCGCTGCCGGTACGCGCAGGAGCGGTGCCTCACCGAGGCGCCGGCCCTCGACGTCGCGAAGGACGCCGACGGCGAGCCCGGCGCCGACCCGAAGCATCCGCACAGGGTTGCGTGCCACTTCCCCGTCGGCACCCCCGAGGGCGATGCGGCGCTCGCCGCCAACGAGAAGGCCGGACGCACCGCAGCCGGCCGCGAGCTGAAGTTGGAGGCCGTCTGA